One genomic segment of Caldicellulosiruptoraceae bacterium PP1 includes these proteins:
- a CDS encoding YIP1 family protein: MELLKISLLTIFKPSEAFIQLKKNRKNFDIISPLIILVLLILVRVFEIYFTHYPLTQIEPRQTSILREFFKSIIPVLTWIVSCYAITTISEGETLISEQFSSTIYCLIPYIILTIPIVFFSHILSIYDISWFNFLQAIKWLWVVILIIYSTKTLNNFTIGKTILVCILSIIAAILIWLLIGLFYVLTIQVVNFIDELIKEIRLLRIR; this comes from the coding sequence ATGGAATTGTTGAAAATTTCTTTACTAACAATTTTTAAACCAAGTGAAGCATTTATTCAATTAAAAAAGAATAGAAAAAACTTTGATATAATCTCGCCGTTAATTATTCTTGTTTTACTTATTTTAGTAAGAGTATTTGAAATATATTTTACTCATTACCCACTTACGCAAATTGAGCCAAGGCAAACAAGCATATTAAGGGAATTTTTCAAAAGCATAATTCCTGTCTTAACTTGGATAGTTTCTTGCTATGCAATTACTACTATATCAGAAGGGGAAACTCTAATAAGTGAGCAATTTTCATCAACTATATATTGTTTAATTCCATACATAATATTAACAATTCCAATAGTATTTTTTTCACATATTCTTTCTATTTATGATATTAGCTGGTTTAATTTTCTTCAAGCAATTAAATGGCTATGGGTTGTTATTTTAATTATATATAGTACCAAGACACTGAATAATTTTACTATTGGGAAAACAATATTAGTGTGTATTTTATCAATTATAGCAGCTATTTTAATATGGCTATTAATAGGGCTTTTTTACGTATTGACAATTCAGGTTGTAAACTTTATCGATGAATTAATAAAAGAAATAAGACTTCTTCGTATTCGATGA
- a CDS encoding DUF5696 domain-containing protein: MKKASFILVLIYLLSCFIVQTGYSQLDNRLAGYKKVAESQYLELFYNSQDIAIAVKDKRNNSIWFSSADKEYLLKNGVEEFFVKNFKSMWILTYTNLAGEESTTKQYNSTKSDISVSENKINNGIKLTFTCNSIRIRFAIEFSIDKDKFIVKVPANSIAEQIDIQIEINNTISNTRKNIVKLENLLKNIRSSSLRKVADKKRIDIIATDIDNIKSTLNSVNGVDNLNNKAKSLFSYAFDINEEIQGSEQKGRGLLDIAQKSNKVDKKTIESLKEISQISTEIANSTDNYRMQEFAGIVKIDILPYFGSSGDNEKGYMLIPDGSGGLSYFKNKHPQYLSYYSKEIYMDTLFDINRYENDIKNGMQEILMPVIGVKKENAAFIAYLNKGEANASVNYMPSGYEVNLNRIFFSFNYRRLYESVTKNWNGQNYKIYDRTPTKSDKEITYMFLPPSQADYSGMANKLREYLVSNKLLKKSRILKDNISLGLDIFLGIKEERILIDKFIASTTYMQAKDIVDYLMKNGVNNINLNLIGWMKGGYGIYPSSFEAERKLGGNKEFDELIKFTKQKNIPTFLQVNMIDASSKVGGFSVRNDVVRAKNGKQITNASHTRFIFSPQYVFEKYSTQIFNFISRHDYLGVNFEKLGWFIYPDYKDKAISRDQTEEYWEKTLDRFVKNNILTASMKGNIYVAKYVDLITSLPYKSTGFAFIDEDVPFYQMVIHGYIPYSMKPFNLFYDKKLEKLKALEYGAIPYYQVTYKDSSELKYTDYKELFTSKFDQWKNDILATYKEFKNRVGSTSNKYIISHKKINSDIVAITYSNNLTVYINYSNKKVKINKIIINPLDYIVVK, from the coding sequence ATGAAAAAGGCTTCATTTATACTTGTTTTAATATATTTATTAAGTTGTTTTATAGTACAAACAGGATATTCACAACTGGATAATAGACTAGCAGGATATAAAAAAGTTGCAGAATCACAATATTTAGAACTTTTTTATAACAGTCAAGACATAGCCATTGCAGTTAAAGACAAAAGAAACAATTCAATATGGTTTTCTAGTGCTGATAAAGAATATTTGCTCAAAAACGGAGTAGAAGAATTTTTTGTTAAGAATTTTAAATCTATGTGGATTCTTACATACACAAATTTAGCAGGAGAGGAAAGCACAACAAAACAGTATAACTCAACAAAAAGTGATATATCAGTAAGTGAAAACAAAATAAATAATGGTATTAAATTAACATTTACTTGTAATAGTATAAGAATTAGATTTGCAATTGAGTTTTCGATTGATAAAGATAAATTCATTGTAAAGGTACCTGCTAATAGTATAGCAGAACAAATTGATATTCAAATCGAAATAAATAATACAATTAGTAATACCAGAAAAAATATAGTAAAATTAGAAAATTTATTAAAGAATATAAGAAGTTCATCACTACGAAAAGTAGCTGATAAAAAAAGAATTGATATTATAGCTACTGATATTGATAATATAAAAAGTACTTTAAATAGCGTGAATGGAGTAGATAATTTAAATAACAAAGCTAAAAGTCTATTTTCATATGCATTTGATATAAATGAAGAAATTCAAGGATCTGAACAAAAAGGACGAGGACTTTTAGATATAGCCCAAAAAAGTAATAAGGTGGATAAAAAGACAATTGAATCATTAAAAGAAATTTCACAAATATCAACTGAAATAGCTAACTCTACTGATAATTATAGAATGCAGGAGTTTGCTGGCATAGTAAAAATAGATATATTACCTTATTTTGGTTCAAGTGGTGATAATGAAAAAGGTTATATGCTTATACCTGATGGTTCAGGAGGATTATCATACTTTAAGAACAAACATCCGCAATATCTATCTTATTATTCAAAAGAAATTTATATGGATACACTATTTGATATAAATAGATATGAAAATGATATTAAAAATGGTATGCAAGAAATATTAATGCCAGTAATTGGTGTTAAAAAAGAAAACGCTGCATTTATAGCTTATTTAAATAAAGGTGAAGCAAATGCATCAGTTAATTATATGCCATCTGGTTATGAAGTTAATCTAAATAGAATATTCTTTTCATTTAATTATAGAAGGTTATATGAATCGGTAACAAAAAACTGGAATGGCCAAAATTATAAGATATATGATAGAACACCTACAAAGTCTGATAAAGAAATCACTTATATGTTTTTGCCTCCATCACAAGCTGATTATAGTGGAATGGCTAACAAATTAAGAGAATATTTAGTATCAAATAAACTATTAAAGAAAAGTAGAATATTAAAAGACAACATTTCGTTAGGACTTGATATATTTTTAGGAATTAAAGAAGAAAGGATTCTAATTGATAAATTTATAGCCTCAACAACATACATGCAAGCTAAAGATATAGTAGACTATTTAATGAAAAATGGTGTTAACAACATAAACCTAAATCTCATAGGTTGGATGAAAGGAGGATACGGCATCTATCCTTCAAGTTTTGAGGCTGAAAGAAAGTTAGGTGGGAATAAAGAATTTGATGAACTAATAAAATTTACAAAACAAAAAAATATACCAACCTTTCTTCAAGTAAATATGATTGATGCATCTTCAAAGGTTGGAGGTTTTTCAGTCAGAAATGATGTTGTAAGAGCAAAAAATGGGAAACAAATAACAAATGCATCACATACAAGATTTATTTTTTCTCCACAATATGTATTTGAAAAATATTCAACCCAAATATTTAACTTTATTTCAAGACATGATTATTTAGGTGTAAATTTTGAAAAGTTAGGCTGGTTTATATATCCTGATTATAAGGATAAAGCTATTTCAAGAGATCAAACAGAAGAATATTGGGAAAAAACATTAGATAGATTTGTGAAAAATAATATACTTACTGCATCAATGAAAGGCAATATTTATGTTGCAAAATATGTTGATTTAATAACTTCCTTACCATATAAAAGTACAGGTTTTGCCTTTATAGATGAAGATGTACCATTTTACCAAATGGTCATACATGGTTACATACCTTATAGCATGAAACCTTTTAATTTATTTTATGATAAAAAGTTAGAAAAATTAAAAGCGTTAGAATATGGAGCAATCCCATACTACCAGGTTACTTATAAAGATTCTTCTGAATTAAAATATACAGATTATAAAGAATTATTTACCTCAAAATTTGACCAATGGAAAAATGATATTTTGGCAACTTATAAAGAGTTTAAAAATAGAGTTGGAAGTACTTCAAATAAATATATAATTTCTCATAAGAAAATTAATAGTGATATTGTTGCTATTACTTACTCAAATAACTTAACAGTTTATATTAATTACTCTAATAAGAAAGTAAAAATTAATAAAATTATAATAAATCCTCTTGATTATATTGTTGTTAAATAA
- a CDS encoding carbohydrate ABC transporter permease, whose product MKKKRMSLERKTNLEGYIFVLPWIIGFVAFLAYPFIQSLILAFNEITDIEKFGLKFIGMNNFIKAFTVDAKFIPAFTETIRDTLINLPLIIVYSLFIAILLNRGMKLKGFFRVMFFLPVLLGTGLIMKQLMGLYLDDTLIQEIGASDTEIRRAAGAIILPDTFMTYLGPDFGKIIQDSLDKLSSILWRSGIQIIIFIGGLQSIPQSLYESAYCDGATAWEAFWKITLPIMTPIILINIVYTLIDWFTSIDNKIMEYITDISFKQMQLSYGSALGWIFFIFISILIGLAFLLMGRFIVYIGEK is encoded by the coding sequence TTGAAAAAGAAAAGAATGTCGCTTGAAAGAAAAACAAATTTGGAAGGATATATATTTGTTCTACCATGGATAATTGGATTTGTTGCTTTTTTAGCATATCCATTTATTCAATCATTAATACTTGCATTTAATGAAATAACTGATATAGAAAAATTTGGTCTAAAATTTATTGGTATGAATAATTTTATAAAAGCGTTCACAGTTGATGCAAAATTTATCCCTGCTTTTACAGAGACAATTAGAGATACTCTTATTAATTTACCTCTTATTATAGTATATTCATTGTTTATCGCAATCTTATTAAATAGAGGAATGAAGTTAAAAGGATTTTTCAGGGTAATGTTTTTCTTGCCTGTTCTTTTAGGTACTGGGCTTATAATGAAACAATTAATGGGACTCTATTTAGATGATACATTAATACAAGAAATTGGAGCTTCAGATACTGAAATAAGAAGAGCTGCAGGAGCTATTATTCTTCCTGATACATTTATGACATATTTAGGGCCTGACTTTGGGAAAATTATTCAAGATTCACTTGATAAGCTTTCATCAATACTATGGAGATCAGGCATACAAATTATAATTTTCATTGGTGGACTCCAAAGTATACCACAATCTTTATATGAGTCTGCATATTGTGATGGTGCAACAGCTTGGGAAGCCTTTTGGAAAATAACACTTCCTATCATGACTCCAATTATTTTAATTAATATTGTATATACACTAATTGATTGGTTTACAAGCATTGATAATAAAATTATGGAGTACATTACTGACATATCTTTTAAACAAATGCAGCTTTCATATGGAAGTGCTTTAGGCTGGATATTTTTCATATTTATTTCTATATTAATTGGATTGGCTTTTTTACTGATGGGTAGATTCATAGTGTATATTGGAGAAAAATAA
- a CDS encoding carbohydrate ABC transporter permease: MQRSIYIEKIKMYASKKLLNTSFEKKKISQLIINFLIYFLLIDFAFVFIFPFIYILTNALKSPYDLTDISTKWIVKSPSLNNFKQALVQLEYWSCLRNTIIITLISALGQVISCAFVAYGLARYKFRGNNLIFSIVIFSLVIPPEVLVIPLYIQYSKMHWLNTFLPIIIPCFFGMGLRGGLFIFIFRQFFKGLPKELEEAARIDGYNGINIFFKIVLPISKPSILVTTILSIVWHWNDVFEPSVYMTVPEKSVLSMALANIMRNRAYLFVTSGGEVISPLAMAGSLLIVLPLLLIYFIVQKQFMAGIERTGLAN, translated from the coding sequence GTGCAAAGAAGTATTTATATCGAAAAAATTAAAATGTATGCTTCAAAAAAATTATTAAATACAAGTTTTGAGAAAAAGAAAATATCGCAGTTAATAATAAATTTCTTAATATATTTTCTACTGATAGATTTTGCTTTTGTTTTTATATTTCCCTTTATATATATATTAACCAATGCTTTAAAAAGTCCATATGATTTAACAGACATTAGTACAAAATGGATTGTAAAGTCCCCTTCATTAAATAATTTTAAACAAGCACTTGTTCAACTTGAATACTGGAGTTGTCTGAGGAATACAATAATAATTACATTAATTTCTGCTTTAGGCCAGGTAATTTCGTGTGCTTTTGTAGCCTACGGATTAGCAAGATATAAATTTAGAGGGAATAACCTTATTTTTTCAATTGTAATTTTCAGTTTAGTAATACCACCTGAAGTACTTGTAATACCTCTATACATTCAATATTCAAAAATGCATTGGTTAAATACATTTTTACCTATTATTATTCCATGCTTTTTTGGAATGGGATTAAGAGGCGGATTGTTTATATTTATATTTAGACAATTTTTTAAAGGACTACCTAAAGAATTGGAAGAAGCAGCAAGAATTGATGGATATAATGGTATAAACATATTTTTTAAAATTGTATTGCCTATTTCTAAACCTTCAATATTAGTTACAACAATCCTATCAATAGTTTGGCATTGGAATGATGTTTTTGAACCATCGGTTTATATGACTGTTCCAGAAAAATCTGTACTTTCAATGGCTTTAGCTAATATTATGAGAAATAGGGCATATTTATTTGTTACTTCTGGTGGGGAAGTTATAAGCCCATTAGCTATGGCAGGATCTCTATTAATAGTTTTGCCACTATTATTAATATATTTTATAGTCCAAAAGCAATTTATGGCTGGTATAGAAAGAACAGGATTAGCAAATTAA
- a CDS encoding family 20 glycosylhydrolase produces MSEILKNKKIAFHLRIGSSEDVIPLMNSVEEFLVKRGINTLILEINTGYKFNSHPELSEGTLCKQDAKYIVERSKILGIEVIPLFECLGHQGWGGSPNSILRVYPELDESPYIPYQSKWPEIYCRSWCPNHPDIYKIVFPMIEELLNDFEAKYFHVGMDEVFILADEKCPRCHGQNKAELFANVVNKLYSYIAEEKNTEMILWADRLLDKNKMGYSIWDADNLGIWPAIDKINNDIILADWHYDKLNKYPSVEFFAEKGFRVWPSCWKDKEAAISFFDYSIEYFEKSDYKDFLYGLMVTGWNLSGRSIFETVKEFDNFKEGKEIPDNLKDTFDVLDTLDSVYYRFIK; encoded by the coding sequence TTGTCAGAAATATTAAAAAATAAAAAAATAGCATTTCATTTACGCATAGGATCCTCAGAAGATGTTATACCACTGATGAATTCAGTTGAAGAATTTTTGGTCAAAAGAGGAATAAATACATTAATCCTTGAAATAAATACAGGATACAAGTTTAATAGTCATCCAGAATTATCTGAAGGGACATTATGCAAACAAGATGCTAAGTATATAGTTGAAAGATCAAAAATATTAGGAATTGAAGTAATACCTTTGTTTGAATGTTTAGGTCACCAAGGTTGGGGAGGCTCTCCTAATTCTATATTAAGAGTTTACCCTGAACTTGATGAATCACCTTATATTCCATACCAATCAAAATGGCCTGAAATATACTGCAGAAGTTGGTGTCCAAATCATCCAGATATTTATAAAATAGTATTTCCAATGATTGAAGAACTGTTAAATGATTTTGAGGCTAAATATTTCCATGTTGGAATGGATGAGGTTTTTATATTAGCTGATGAAAAATGTCCAAGGTGTCATGGGCAAAATAAAGCAGAGCTATTTGCTAACGTTGTTAATAAGCTTTATAGTTATATTGCTGAGGAGAAAAATACAGAAATGATACTTTGGGCTGATAGATTATTAGATAAAAATAAAATGGGATATTCCATATGGGATGCAGATAATTTAGGTATTTGGCCTGCAATAGATAAAATAAATAACGATATTATTTTAGCTGACTGGCACTATGATAAATTAAATAAATATCCTTCTGTTGAATTTTTTGCTGAAAAGGGATTTAGAGTATGGCCTTCTTGCTGGAAAGATAAAGAGGCTGCTATTTCCTTTTTTGATTATTCAATAGAATATTTTGAAAAATCAGATTATAAAGACTTTTTATATGGCCTAATGGTGACAGGTTGGAATCTTTCGGGTAGATCAATATTTGAAACAGTTAAAGAATTTGATAATTTTAAAGAAGGAAAAGAAATACCGGATAATCTTAAAGATACCTTTGATGTTTTAGATACATTAGATTCTGTTTACTATAGATTTATAAAATAA
- a CDS encoding endonuclease/exonuclease/phosphatase family protein, which produces MNKSNNELKIMSFNIRVDTTFDKDHSWEFRKERVANEIYFFKPHIFGLQEALKHQLDYLANEFKEEYSYVGFGRDDGHDKGEFAPIFYDKDRIRLERYGVFWLSENLFENGSIGWDAVFPRIVTWAEFFDLKTYKKLFFFNTHFDHEGRIAQEKSAELLLQKVGNFAGNNPVVVTGDFNVEEDSKAYNIITNGLGENSDFMLFDAKYISKHNHYGPTITYNAYGQKNYQTKIDYIFVNDRITVLNHGILNSSWDNTYSSDHFPLVASIIIK; this is translated from the coding sequence ATGAACAAAAGCAATAATGAACTAAAAATTATGTCCTTTAACATTCGTGTAGATACAACTTTTGATAAAGATCATAGCTGGGAGTTCAGGAAAGAAAGGGTTGCGAATGAGATTTATTTCTTTAAACCACATATTTTTGGTTTACAGGAGGCTCTAAAACATCAACTTGATTATTTAGCTAATGAATTTAAAGAAGAATATTCGTATGTTGGATTTGGACGAGATGATGGACATGATAAAGGTGAGTTTGCACCTATTTTTTACGACAAAGATAGAATAAGGCTTGAGCGATATGGAGTGTTTTGGTTATCTGAAAACCTGTTTGAAAATGGAAGTATTGGTTGGGACGCAGTATTTCCAAGAATTGTTACATGGGCTGAGTTTTTTGATTTAAAAACTTACAAAAAATTGTTCTTTTTTAACACTCACTTTGATCATGAAGGACGAATAGCACAAGAAAAAAGTGCTGAGCTTCTATTGCAAAAAGTTGGTAATTTTGCTGGTAACAATCCTGTTGTTGTTACTGGTGACTTCAATGTTGAAGAAGATTCAAAAGCATATAACATCATTACTAATGGATTAGGAGAAAATAGTGATTTTATGCTATTTGATGCTAAATATATTTCAAAGCATAACCATTATGGGCCGACAATTACATATAACGCTTATGGTCAAAAAAACTATCAAACTAAAATTGATTATATCTTTGTAAATGATAGAATAACAGTATTAAACCATGGTATTTTGAATAGCTCATGGGATAATACATATTCGTCTGATCATTTTCCTTTAGTTGCAAGTATTATAATAAAATAA
- a CDS encoding SIS domain-containing protein: MHNMKNEIFEQQQCIINSFIFNKDKIRNIADQIKNNDIDKIIIVARGSSDNAAAFGKYAIEILTGIPVMLAAPSVVSIYKKELRLDKTCVIAVSQSGQSEDICEFVKHANSKNAFTIAITNNKESSLNSIAQNNIFMEIGPEKAVAATKSFTAEVLLLEMLAAYLGNNEKIIDLLSKIDKVIQNALSIYEDISKEIIRFRYLNECFVLGRGLTYPIALEFALKIQETSYIRAKGFSISDFMHGPIAMIDTNIPVFLVAIRDETYDNSLEVAQKLSSQNIDVITFSDCEELREYSTVFFKFNDDLDLFIKPFVLIPQIQLFSYYLSILKGNNPDKPRLLNKVTITK, encoded by the coding sequence ATGCATAATATGAAAAATGAAATTTTTGAACAACAGCAATGTATAATAAATAGTTTTATATTTAATAAGGATAAAATAAGAAATATTGCAGACCAAATAAAAAATAACGATATTGATAAAATTATTATTGTTGCACGTGGTTCATCTGATAATGCTGCTGCCTTTGGAAAATATGCTATAGAAATCCTCACTGGTATACCTGTTATGCTTGCAGCACCTTCTGTTGTTTCTATATACAAAAAAGAACTAAGACTTGATAAAACTTGTGTTATTGCTGTATCTCAATCTGGTCAGTCTGAAGATATTTGTGAATTTGTAAAACATGCTAATAGTAAGAATGCCTTTACAATTGCTATTACAAATAATAAAGAGTCATCACTTAATTCAATTGCTCAAAATAATATATTTATGGAGATAGGGCCAGAAAAAGCTGTTGCTGCGACAAAAAGTTTTACTGCTGAAGTACTTTTATTAGAAATGCTTGCAGCTTATTTAGGTAACAATGAAAAAATAATTGATCTTCTTTCTAAAATCGATAAAGTTATTCAAAATGCTTTATCAATATATGAGGATATATCAAAAGAGATAATAAGATTTAGATATTTAAATGAATGTTTTGTATTAGGAAGAGGATTAACTTATCCAATTGCATTAGAATTTGCTCTAAAAATACAAGAAACAAGCTATATTAGAGCAAAAGGATTTTCTATATCTGATTTTATGCATGGCCCTATTGCTATGATTGATACTAATATACCTGTATTTTTAGTTGCTATAAGAGATGAAACATATGATAATTCGCTTGAGGTTGCCCAAAAACTATCAAGTCAGAATATTGATGTTATTACATTTAGCGATTGTGAAGAACTTAGAGAATATTCAACTGTTTTTTTTAAATTTAATGATGATTTAGATTTATTTATAAAACCATTTGTGCTTATACCCCAAATACAGCTTTTTTCATATTATTTAAGCATTTTAAAAGGAAATAATCCAGATAAACCAAGGCTGTTAAATAAGGTTACTATTACAAAATAA